The following coding sequences lie in one Cercospora beticola chromosome 9, complete sequence genomic window:
- the CYT1 gene encoding cytochrome c1 yields MLSRTAARATRALGNGKTTATKTATRNASSQSSSESAGSQFWINNALLASSSALAATSVAWYYYQYGRSAHAMTPAEEGLHATQYPWEHEKLIKTFDHAALRRGFQVYREVCASCHSLSRIPYRTLVGNIMTVDEAKAMAEENEYDGEPNDEGEIEKRPGKLSDYIPSPYKNDEAGRAANNGALPPDLSLIVKGRHGGCNYIFSLLTGYPEEPPAGAVVQAGLNFNPYFPGTGIAMARVLYDGLVEYEDGTPATTSQMAKDVVEFLNWAAEPEMDERKRMGWKVMAIGSVLFAMSVWVKRYKWSTIKTRKIAYTPPPANAPKQPGSVFRR; encoded by the exons ATGCTGAGCCGGACTGCCGCACGCGCGACTCGCGCGCTCGGCAATGGCAAGACGACTGCCACCAAGACTGCCACG CGCAATGCCTCCTCGCAAAGCTCTTCCGAATCGGCCGGCTCCCAGTTCTGGATCAACAATGCCCTCCTCGCATCCTCGAGCGCCCTCGCCGCCACATCTGTAGCCTGGTACTACTATCAATATGGCCGCTCCGCGCACGCCATGACTCCGGCTGAAGAAGG ACTCCACGCCACACAGTACCCATGGGAGCACGAGAAGCTGATCAAGACCTTCGATCACGCTGCTCTCCGTCGTGGATTCCAGGTCTACCGCGAAGTATGCGCCTCATGCCACTCCCTGAGCCGTATCCCATACCGAACACTCGTTGGCAACATCATGACCGTGGATGAGGCCAAGGCAATGGCTGAGGAGAACGAGTATGATGGCGAGCCAAACGACGAgggcgagatcgagaagcgccCTGGAAAGTTGTCCGATTACATCCCGTCCCCATACAAGAACGATGAGGCTGGTCGTGCTGCGAACAACGGTGCTCTGCCCCCGGATCTCAGCTTGATCGTCAAGGGACGACACGGCGGCTGCAACTacatcttctctcttcttacTGGATACCCTGAAGAGCCACCGGCTGGTGCTGTCGTGCAGGCCGGCTTGAACTTCAACCCATACTTCCCAGGTACCGGTATTGCCATGGCCCGTGTCCTCTACGACGGTCTCGTTGAGTATGAGGATGGCACTCCTGCGACTACTTCTCAAATGGCCAAGGACGTTGTCGAGTTCCTGAACTGGGCTGCTGAGCCAGAGATGGACGAGCGCAAGCGCATGGGCTGGAAAGTCATGGCCATTGGATCTGTGCTTTTCGCCATGAGCGTGTGGGTCAAGAG ATACAAGTGGTCCACGATCAAGACCCGTAAGATCGCTTATACACCACCCCCAGCCAATGCACCAAAGCAACCCGGTTCAGTTTTCCGACGATAG
- a CDS encoding uncharacterized protein (BUSCO:EOG092631IR) — MTSTLPRTPRPPPSGPLPALPVYKTRNKSPDTTSSESRPTSIASQPRTTSTSTATTPKRTAIPSRSVTTSGLPTPGKTSKAHSTPSVPTLRTTSTDSPIPPPSPAPSGIAVPKTVRKTTSIGQFPMPPKGTPRVSSLPPSPLSTAQSTSSTENLPVPAVPPKSKQRDGGVKHSNSENGLRKPKARSSGYGLRTKPSNASLASAAAPSLLNGNNGGSRHHDSLLSVPSPPVSRPSSAAGSYQTDATIVEDVGDENGDRGRGRRSSASTKAKRDSEVGQDAKGNVLVSVRVRPDAGSEDKPEGEWMVDGRRSLISYRGKEGGDYRYDNVFSPNDGNSKVYDNAAKRLVRRVMEGYHGTVFAYGMTGTGKTFSMQGTATQPGVIPLAITDIFSYIRENPSREFLLRVSYLEIYNEKIYDLLSQTTAGQTQEEIKLREDSRRGVYATPLKEEIVQSPNQLLRVIARGDQARRTGSTQFNARSSRSHAVVQIVVESRERTANHGPHFEKEVRRGDKIMPGGVLVSTLSLIDLAGSEKAAEDKERRTEGAHINKSLLTLGTVIARLSTEDEKDGAKPADKEKATKHLPYRDSKLTRLLQGALSGNSLVSILCTIQLSSANTSAAQSSSHTGETLNTLKFASRAKNNIISHAKKNESLANPGDPNSRALLDRYRMEIQDLRKQLAQQNQVKDQAEEKEQIEEDRELEEQLEREEKHRHEEQMLEMQLARTALKERISHLNRLILSSRSIGVNSGRFSSASLPFNPRISAISATQSEFGRPVSVRSRESHYRDSTATLDASPTIEAPVSADSIGTALSSGCVTVGTIPGAQIGQMIEEDTPGLTEDEGDYSGAPEEDGTDNASLLQQNRMLQADLADKNRYIATLEKRLLQARRTSHSRVSMAFAARVGVPEEGSLEALLRDKDRELEDLRAKLDDQTAMVTALRSAARKREMIDRRKSHQTATSDDTARPPTSASATDRVADLTSLPFNRNSSHSSIRSRVQSNGHRSTSSNASRSSASAVNFSKTPLSPVSILSPAHSFSNSRESNTLQAFAQREQTANRRKSVDEMTQLLDQMIQDKVESGHLVRGGERDSIRIRHDTVLGSGNHATAIEDDLK; from the coding sequence ATGACATCGACACTTCCGCGAACGCCGCGACCACCGCCCTCGGGGCCCCTCCCCGCCTTACCTGTGTACAAGACACGAAACAAGTCGCCcgacaccacctcctccgagTCCAGGCCGACGTCCATTGCTTCCCAACCCCGCACCACTTCCACCAGCACCGCCACGACCCCTAAGCGGACAGCCATTCCTTCACGATCAGTCACCACTTCGGGACTGCCCACGCCGGGCAAGACGTCCAAAGCCCACTCCACTCCTTCCGTTCCTACATTGAGGACGACCTCGACAGACTCACCCATCCCTCCACCCTCGCCCGCTCCCTCAGGAATTGCGGTCCCTAAGACGGTCCGCAAAACTACGAGCATTGGGCAGTTTCCGATGCCACCGAAAGGCACCCCACGAGTATCGAGTTTGCCGCCGAGTCCCTTGTCTACCGCTcaatccacctcctccaccgaaAATCTGCCAGTACCTGCGGTTCCGCCGAAGAGCAAGCAGCGTGATGGAGGCGTGAAACATAGCAATTCGGAAAATGGCCTCAGGAAACCCAAAGCTCGCAGTTCAGGATACGGCCTGCGAACGAAACCGTCGAATGCATCACTCGCTTCGGCCGCGGCCCCGAGCTTGCTCAATGGTAATAATGGAGGCTCACGCCACCATGACAGCCTGCTGAGCGTTCCATCGCCGCCCGTGAGCCGGCCGTCATCCGCAGCCGGCTCTTACCAGACTGACGCAACAAttgtcgaagatgttggcGATGAGAACGGAGATCGTGGTCGAGGGCGACGGTCCAGTGCTTCAACAAAAGCGAAAAGAGATTCTGAAGTAGGGCAAGATGCCAAAGGCAACGTGCTTGTCAGCGTTCGAGTGAGACCGGATGCCGGCAGCGAAGATAAGCCTGAAGGCGAATGGATGGTAGACGGCAGAAGGTCGCTCATCTCCTACCGAGGAAAAGAGGGGGGCGATTACCGCTACGACAATGTCTTTTCGCCCAACGACGGGAACTCGAAGGTGTACGACAACGCAGCGAAACGACTCGTGAGGCGCGTGATGGAAGGTTACCACGGGACAGTATTTGCCTATGGAATGACCGGAACGGGAAAGACATTTTCGATGCAAGGGACAGCGACCCAGCCTGGTGTCATTCCACTTGCTATCACTGACATCTTTTCATATATTCGCGAAAACCCAAGCAGGGAATTTCTCTTACGAGTCAGCTATCTGGAAATTTACAACGAGAAAATATACGATCTTCTCAGTCAGACCACTGCTGGTCAGACACAAGAAGAAATTAAGCTGCGGGAGGACAGCAGACGTGGAGTCTATGCGACCCCGTTGAAAGAAGAAATCGTGCAGTCTCCCAATCAGTTGTTACGTGTGATCGCACGAGGTGATCAGGCACGAAGGACTGGCAGCACTCAGTTCAATGCGAGATCCTCACGATCGCATGCCGTTGTGCAAATCGTGGTAGAGTCTCGAGAACGGACGGCAAATCATGGCCCGCACTTCGAGAAGGAAGTTCGGAGGGGCGACAAGATCATGCCTGGTGGCGTTCTCGTGTCCACTCTGTCCCTGATCGATCTTGCTGGTTCCGAGAAGGCCGCAGAAGATAAGGAGCGCCGTACCGAAGGTGCCCATATTAATAAGTCTTTGCTCACTCTAGGCACAGTCATCGCGCGTCTGTCGACcgaggatgagaaggatgGAGCGAAGCCTGCGGACAAGGAGAAGGCCACCAAGCATCTACCGTATCGCGACAGCAAGCTCACCAGACTCCTGCAAGGTGCTCTTTCTGGAAACTCGCTGGTGTCTATCCTTTGTACGATTCAGTTATCATCAGCCAACACGTCTGCGGCGCAGTCTAGCTCGCATACAGGCGAGACGCTGAACACGCTCAAGTTTGCGAGCAGAGCCAAGAACAACATTATCAGTCatgcgaagaagaacgaaTCACTCGCCAACCCGGGAGATCCCAACAGCAGAGCACTGCTCGACCGGTACCGCATGGAAATCCAAGACCTGCGGAAACAGCTGGCCCAGCAAAACCAGGTCAAAGACCAGGCGGAAGAAAAGGAGCAGATTGAGGAAGACCGTGAgctcgaggagcagctggagcgGGAAGAGAAACACAGGCATGAGGAGCAAATGCTCGAAATGCAGCTGGCGCGTACAGCTTTGAAGGAGCGGATCAGCCACCTGAACCGTCTTATCCTGTCCTCGAGGTCCATTGGTGTCAACTCTGGGCGATTCTCCAGTGCCAGTCTTCCTTTCAATCCCCGAATCAGTGCCATAAGCGCCACACAGTCGGAATTCGGCAGGCCAGTGAGCGTGCGAAGCCGAGAGAGCCACTATCGCGACAGCACCGCCACGCTCGACGCTAGTCCAACGATTGAAGCTCCAGTATCTGCGGACTCGATCGGCACGGCCTTATCGAGCGGGTGCGTCACAGTGGGAACCATTCCAGGTGCTCAAATCGGTCAGATGATCGAGGAGGATACACCCGGCCTCACTGAGGATGAGGGTGATTATTCCGGCGCACCTGAAGAGGATGGAACGGATAACGCCAGCTTGTTGCAGCAGAACCGAATGTTGCAAGCTGATCTTGCCGACAAAAACCGTTACATCGCCACATTGGAGAAGCGCTTGCTGCAGGCACGACGGACGAGCCATAGCCGCGTCAGCATGGCCTTTGCCGCTCGTGTCGGTGTTCCCGAAGAAGGTTCCCTTGAAGCGTTGTTGCGAGATAAGGATCGTGAGCTTGAAGACTTGCGCGCGAAATTGGATGACCAGACGGCCATGGTGACGGCGCTCCGGAGCGCTGCGCGCAAGCGTGAAATGATCGACCGCCGAAAGAGCCACCAAACCGCCACCAGTGACGATACAGCCAGGCCTCCGACGTCAGCTTCTGCCACCGACAGAGTGGCGGACTTGACCAGCTTGCCATTCAACAGGAACAGCTCTCACTCGTCGATCAGATCTCGTGTGCAGTCGAACGGTCACCGCAGCACGTCTTCCAACGCCAGCCGATCAAGCGCCAGTGCAGTGAACTTCTCCAAGACTCCTCTGTCTCCTGTCTCGATCCTCAGCCCAGCCCATTCATTCAGCAACTCGCGAGAAAGCAATACCTTGCAGGCATTTGCTCAGCGGGAGCAAACTGCGAATCGTCGCAAGAGTGTGGACGAAATGACACAGCTCCTCGACCAGATGATCCAAGACAAGGTTGAGAGCGGACATCTTGTCCGAGGCGGAGAGCGCGACTCGATCAGAATTCGACATGACACGGTGCTGGGAAGCGGCAACCATGCAACTGCGATTGAGGACGATTTGAAATGA
- a CDS encoding uncharacterized protein (BUSCO:EOG09260OE9) → MGRFKTHSERPLCMQSSQSEEQSPPLVLPPGRRYALATVQSTQVKSADEASIVIEAGGFTPARWFLDHNRRSDVGDERPTKRLKTEHNVDDEDETNTDLVSLYEVAIDLHFAESIKTKSPSLAAIEEDVDFANDSIVSVVPYGITTDYDGTKIRLASPKSGDSVLFIECEAISDDALQLLRNIALPGQLRSSAAKTRQKTSPATVLTCTLTRSTGPLFTVLRLRATLSWRSSVSAFPSGAPVGAAKVYPDYSVLLQAYPDDEREAFDHSRPFDPQDFYESVHVPDKDMSVDHETFDGLLDTQLYPFQQRAVTWMLQRESLASQAATSGFYKPAVDMSGTRCWINHLQGIVTRELPRDESILSGGILAEEMGLGKTVELLALVSANPRPSVLPGKVYDAPSGTNVLQSRSTLIVTPGSLTSQWKAELVRHAPNLSVFQYEGIPTESKKAPPEEETLRLLCQDYDVVITTYNVLAKEVHFAEDPPDRNMRKARRYERKRSPLVQIQWWRICLDEAQLVESGVTSAARVACRLPRLHSWAVSGTPLRKDVQDLLGLLIFLRYKPFSDDGKVWSHLLTNHRHLFRGIFNNIALRHTKAHIRDELRLPPQKRVVVTVPFSVVEQQNYTTLFNQMCEEAGLSNDGSPLAGEWDPNNQATIETMRSWLIRLRQTCLHPQVGGRNRKALGRGKNPLRTVAEVLEVMIEQNEASLRTEERNLLASRLLRAHILGNNREDDHRAEKALEIYKSAATASEQMVLDSRKKLANVKDADGNLAAIDTGDDSSSESTPQLGWLRNSLRTALQLQHQCLFFAATAFYQIKTNELLTEEGSEAFKQLEAQEVSFYESAKAIRKEILKDVHRKAEDLMRQVKELNSKASPLTKIRDLKSIGGIESRRIVEKSDELFDVICESVDLIKEWRAKISEYLLKPLVDEDEGLETTGDEYEDSTKLQDELYVYIDAFKAIHADLNTFIAGETAPLIDHEAKTNLKNARWILNPKSLPETRDSGIHAPELLVKLFERRQQIRDRQNEVGSVRALIQEARSLESSIEWNNTGRSVAELSIVKQHIADLQAVHSAYTKALAALEKDNELFRMTQNQRLEFYRQLQEVSDDVSPYKDELDDALDQQALGAAMFREDEASATVAQLKTKNRFLLTLRDDNAGQSGPRTCIICTSTFEQGVLTVCGHQFCKECLSHWLAQRRNCPMCKRNLTNNDIHNITFKPREIRAQEELHETSSTQQSPGTSTSAVSSSIYSDVDSALLEEVKSIDLPVSYGSKIDTLGRHLHWIREHDPGAKSIVFSQYRDFLDVLGTALHDFKIGCARLGRRGAVEKFRNDASIDCLLLDAKTDSSGLTLVNATHVFICEPLIQTAVELQAIARVHRIGQTRATTIWMYLINDTVEEAIYEISVARRLAHVQSRQQRGQREEKSRSTTPAPQVAEYAIDAANSDELQSAPLSKLLVAGKSGGELVKNDDLWQCLFGKANSTQRNALAGQTVDRHLRATAAEERAAESGR, encoded by the exons ATGGGGCGCTTCAAGACTCACTCAGAACGCCCATTATGTATGCAGTCGAGCCAATCCGAAGAACAGTCGCCACCCTTGGTTTTGCCCCCTGGTCGGAGATATGCCTTGGCGACAGTTCAGTCGACTCAGGTCAAGTCGGCAGACGAGGCATCCATCGTCATCGAAGCAGGCGGCTTCACACCAGCACGATGGTTTCTAGATCACAATCGTCGATCTGATGTTGGAGACGAACGTCCGACAAAGCGACTAAAAACCGAACATAatgtcgacgatgaagacgaaacCAATACCGACTTGGTGTCGCTGTACGAAGTGGCGATCGACCTGCACTTTGCAGAATCAATCAAGACAAAGTCACCTTCACTGGCCGCCATCGAGGAGGACGTGGACTTTGCCAATGACTCGATTGTGTCTGTCGTACCCTATGGCATAACGACAGACTACGATGGCACCAAGATCCGACTCGCTTCTCCGAAGTCAGGCGACTCTGTGCTCTTTATCGAGTGCGAGGCGATAAGTGATGACGCCCTCCAACTACTTCGCAACATCGCTCTACCAGGCCAGCTCCGCTCCAGTGCGGCAAAGACACGACAGAAGACCAGTCCAGCGACTGTCCTCACTTGCACATTGACTCGATCTACGGGCCCACTTTTTACCGTTTTGCGACTTCGAGCGACGTTGAGCTGGCGTTCTTCAGTTTCTGCATTTCCTTCTGGCGCTCCTGTTGGCGCAGCTAAAGTATACCCGGACTACAGCGTCCTGCTTCAAGCGTACCCAGACGACGAACGAGAAGCATTCGACCACTCACGACCTTTCGATCCTCAAGACTTCTATGAGAGCGTACATGTCCCTGATAAGGACATGTCGGTCGATCATGAGACCTTCGATGGCTTGTTGGACACCCAGCTCTACCCTTTCCAGCAACGCGCTGTCACATGGATGTTGCAGCGTGAGTCATTGGCCTCTCAGGCCGCCACTTCTGGCTTTTACAAGCCCGCCGTAGACATGAGTGGCACTAGATGCTGGATCAATCACCTGCAGGGCATTGTGACTCGTGAGCTTCCACGCGATGAATCGATTCTGTCTGGAGGCATATTGGCAGAGGAGATGGGTCTTGGAAAGACCGTCGAGCTTTTAGCTCTGGTCTCCGCCAATCCGCGCCCGAGTGTTCTACCTGGCAAAGTGTACGATGCTCCATCAGGCACGAACGTGTTACAATCACGATCCACTTTGATCGTGACACCCGGCTCACTAACATCGCAATGGAAAGCTGAGCTTGTTCGACACGCTCCAAACCTCAGCGTATTTCAGTATGAAGGCATCCCAACAGAGTCGAAGAAAGCGCCACCAGAAGAAGAGACGCTCCGCTTGCTCTGCCAAGACTACGACGTGGTCATCACCACATATAATGTACTTGCCAAGGAAGTGCACTTCGCCGAAGATCCGCCAGATCGCAATATGCGGAAAGCGAGGAGGTATGAGCGAAAACGCAGCCCACTGGTACAGATCCAGTGGTGGCGTATTTGCCTTGATGAGGCCCAGTTGGTGGAGAGCGGCGTCACCTCAGCTGCACGTGTGGCTTGTCGACTTCCGAGACTTCACAGCTGGGCCGTTTCCGGAACCCCGTTGCGTAAGGATGTGCAAGATCTTCTGGGCCTCCTGATCTTCCTCCGCTACAAGCCTTTCAGCGACGATGGCAAAGTCTGGTCACATTTGCTCACCAACCACCGACATTTGTTTCGAGGGATCTTCAACAATATCGCCTTGAGACACACCAAAGCTCACATTCGCGATGAGCTGCGACTGCCGCCTCAGAAGCGAGTGGTTGTTACAGTCCCATTCTCAGTGGTCGAACAGCAGAATTACACAACGCTCTTCAACCAAATGTGCGAGGAGGCCGGCCTCAGCAATGATGGCTCGCCACTTGCTGGGGAATGGGACCCGAACAACCAGGCCACTATCGAGACCATGCGTTCCTGGTTAATTCGATTAAGGCAAACCTGTCTACATCCTCAAGTGGGCGGACGTAATAGGAAAGCTCTGGGTCGCGGCAAGAACCCACTGCGAACAGTAGCTGAGGTTCTCGAAGTCATGATCGAGCAAAACGAGGCAAGCTTGAGAACGGAGGAGCGAAATCTGCTAGCTTCCCGTTTGCTTCGGGCTCATATACTCGGCAACAACCGGGAGGATGACCACAGAGCCGAGAAGGCACTTGAAATCTACAAATCAGCAGCAACGGCAAGCGAGCAAATGGTGCTCGACTCACGCAAGAAGCTGGCCAATGTCAAGGATGCTGATGGTAATCTTGCAGCCAT TGACACCGGTGACGACTCTTCTTCTGAGTCCACGCCGCAGCTCGGCTGGCTGCGAAACAGCCTCAGAACCGCATTGCAGTTGCAGCATCAGTGCTTGTTCTTTGCGGCCACAGCATTCTATCAGATCAAGACGAACGAACTACTAACGGAAGAGGGCTCCGAAGCCTTCAAGCAGCTGGAAGCGCAGGAAGTCAGCTTTTACGAGTCTGCCAAGGCGATCCGCAAAGAGATCCTCAAAGATGTTCACCGCAAGGCTGAAGACCTCATGCGCCAAGTCAAGGAGTTGAATTCTAAAGCCTCTCCTCTTACCAAGATCCGAGATCTGAAGAGCATTGGAGGCATCGAGAGTAGGCGCATTGTGGAGAAGAGTGATGAGCTGTTCGATGTTATTTGCGAGTCGGTCGACCTTATCAAAGAATGGCGTGCCAAAATTTCCGAGTACCTGCTCAAACCACTggtggatgaggatgagggacTGGAGACGACCGGTGACGAATATGAGGACTCCACGAAACTACAGGATGAGCTCTACGTCTACATCGATGCATTCAAGGCGATTCATGCTGATCTCAACACATTCATCGCCGGTGAAACGGCGCCACTGATCGACCACGAGGCTAAGACGAATCTCAAGAATGCACGATGGATACTTAACCCTAAAAGCCTTCCCGAGACGCGTGATAGCGGCATTCACGCACCTGAGCTGCTGGTCAAATTGTTTGAGAGGCGGCAGCAGATTCGAGACCGGCAGAATGAGGTCGGCTCAGTCCGGGCATTGATACAGGAGGCTCGCTCGCTGGAGTCATCGATTGAGTGGAACAATACCGGACGTAGCGTGGCCGAGCTCTCAATCGTCAAGCAGCACATCGCAGATCTGCAGGCAGTTCACAGCGCCTACACCAAGGCTTTGGCTGCACTTGAGAAGGACAACGAGCTGTTCCGCATGACTCAGAACCAGCGGCTCGAGTTCTATCGTCAACTCCAAGAAGTCTCTGATGACGTTTCTCCATACAAGGACGAATTGGATGATGCACTTGATCAACAGGCTCTGGGCGCTGCCATGTTTCGCGAAGATGAAGCATCGGCAACGGTGGCAcagctgaagacgaagaatcGCTTTCTGCTGACCCTCAGAGACGACAACGCTGGGCAAAGTGGTCCTCGCACTTGCATCATTTGCACATCAACATTTGAACAAGGTGTGCTTACGGTCTGCGGACACCAATTCTGCAAAGAATGTCTGTCGCACTGGCTCGCTCAGCGGAGAAATTGCCCTATGTGCAAGCGCAATCTGACAAACAATGACATCCACAACATCACGTTCAAACCGCGAGAGATTCGGGCACAGGAGGAGCTGCACGAAACTAGCTCCACGCAGCAGTCTCCGGGCACCAGCACAAGTGCAGTATCGTCTTCCATTTACAGCGACGTGGATTCGGCTTTGCTGGAGGAAGTCAAGAGCATCGACCTCCCGGTCTCTTACGGAAGCAAGATCGATACTCTGGGTCGACATTTGCATTGGATTCGTGAACACGATCCGGGTGCGAAGAGCATCGTCTTCTCACAGTACAGGGACTTCTTGGACGTGCTTGGTACGGCACTGCACGATTTCAAGATCGGATGCGCAAGACTAGGCAGAAGAGGGGCTGTTGAGAAGTTTCGCAATGATGCGAGCATAGACTGTCTACTGCTGGACGCAAAAACGGACTCTTCGGGGCTGACGCTCGTGAACGCCACACACGTCTTCATCTGCGAGCCTTTGATACAGACTGCAGTAGAGCTGCAAGCTATTGCCCGAGTTCATCGGATCGGCCAGACTCGTGCCACCACAATTTGGATGTACCTGATCAACGACACAGTTGAGGAGGCCATCTACGAGATCTCCGTTGCTCGGCGCCTGGCTCACGTCCAGTCTCGACAGCAGCGGGGCCAACGCGAGGAGAAAAGTCGATCGACCACTCCAGCTCCGCAAGTTGCAGAGTATGCCATCGATGCAGCGAATTCTGATGAGCTTCAGTCTGCGCCCCTTTCGAAACTTCTCGTTGCCGGCAAGAGTGGTGGAGAGCTGGTCAAGAATGACGATCTCTGGCAATGTCTTTTCGGCAAGGCTAATAGCACGCAGCGTAACGCTCTGGCCGGGCAGACTGTCGACCGGCACCTACGGGCTACGGCGGCCGAGGAGAGGGCTGCAGAGAGCGGACGCTAG
- the LSM5 gene encoding RNA-binding protein lsm5: MSSQLLPLELIDRCVGSPIWVIMKGDKEFSGTLMGFDDFVNMVLEDVTEYDYTGGHTKLKKILLNGNNVAMLIPGGMPDQN; the protein is encoded by the exons ATGTCCTCTCAACTGCTCCCGCTGGAGCTCATTGACCGATGTGTTGGCTCGCCAATCTGGGTGATCATGAAGGGCGACAAAG AATTCAGCGGAACGCTGATGGgcttcgatgacttcgtcA ACATGGTATTGGAGGACGTGACCGAATA CGACTACACCGGAGGGCACacaaagctgaagaagattctTCTAAACGGCAATAATGTTGCCATG CTCATTCCCGGAGGCATGCCAGATCAGAACTGA